The Desmonostoc muscorum LEGE 12446 genome includes a region encoding these proteins:
- a CDS encoding formylglycine-generating enzyme family protein: protein MSKLGKSFFRLLFATGVAIALLFIIPPTFAASLNPCPQEMVMIPAGTFTMGSDNSGFVEERSATEVTVSSFCIDKYEVTNSQFAAFVKATGYVTVAERPLPKEQFPDLPDEQRLPGSLVFEMAEPGAKLLSWWHWRTGANWRHPFGAESALAQPAVGIAGKDNYPVVHIAYEDAVAYAQWAGKSLPSEAQWEYAARGGLEGATYTWGDGYSEKKANTWQGIFPFFNTKSDGYVGVAPVGSFLPNGYGLYDMAGNVWELTSDLFGVGHNHKNHSVNPTGPERSFDPNKPTENVLHAIKGGSYLCATNYCSRFRPAARESQAPDTGTTHIGFRLVRSLNQV, encoded by the coding sequence ATGTCCAAGCTAGGGAAAAGTTTTTTCAGATTATTGTTTGCTACGGGAGTAGCGATCGCACTTTTATTCATAATTCCCCCCACCTTTGCCGCTAGCTTGAATCCCTGTCCACAAGAAATGGTAATGATTCCAGCAGGCACATTCACAATGGGGTCAGATAATTCTGGTTTTGTGGAAGAGCGATCGGCAACTGAAGTCACAGTTAGTTCTTTTTGTATCGATAAATATGAAGTGACAAATTCACAGTTTGCGGCATTTGTCAAAGCAACCGGGTATGTAACAGTTGCAGAACGGCCTTTACCCAAAGAACAGTTTCCCGACTTACCAGATGAGCAGAGATTACCAGGTTCTCTGGTGTTTGAGATGGCAGAACCAGGAGCAAAGCTGCTGAGTTGGTGGCATTGGAGGACTGGGGCGAATTGGCGGCATCCCTTTGGGGCGGAAAGTGCGTTGGCGCAGCCCGCCGTAGGCATCGCTGGAAAAGACAACTACCCAGTTGTTCATATCGCCTATGAAGATGCCGTAGCCTACGCTCAATGGGCAGGAAAATCCTTACCCAGTGAAGCCCAGTGGGAATACGCAGCCCGTGGTGGATTAGAGGGTGCTACTTATACATGGGGCGATGGATACTCTGAGAAAAAAGCCAACACCTGGCAAGGGATCTTTCCCTTTTTCAATACCAAAAGCGATGGTTACGTAGGTGTAGCCCCCGTTGGTTCCTTTCTACCCAACGGTTATGGTCTTTACGACATGGCAGGTAATGTCTGGGAATTGACCTCAGATTTATTTGGGGTAGGGCATAACCACAAAAACCATAGTGTTAATCCCACAGGGCCAGAACGAAGCTTTGACCCTAACAAACCCACAGAAAACGTCCTACACGCCATCAAAGGAGGCTCTTACCTCTGTGCTACCAACTATTGCAGCCGCTTCCGCCCCGCTGCACGAGAATCTCAAGCCCCTGACACTGGAACTACCCATATCGGATTTCGCTTAGTTAGAAGCTTGAATCAAGTCTAA
- a CDS encoding ATP-binding protein — MHDFVVNLFSSGSFIPHGHCYLWKPGLVWLHLISDAIIALAYYSIPLTLFYFVRKRQDLPFYWIFLLFATFIISCGTTHIAEIWTLWYPTYWLSGILKAGTAIISLFTAIELVPLVPQALALPSPAQLTQANKALHAQIEERLRVENQLRGLQDELEQRVQTRTAELVKVNQQLQQEIDERHRAEAEREQLLAREQVAREQAEAANRIKDEFLAVLSHELRSPLNPILGWAKLLQSGTLDEQKTKHALATIERNANLQTQLIGDLLDISRILQGKLNLNIGEVDLATTIQSAMETVCLAAQAKSIQIQTVLNEAIGKVAGDSGRLQQIIWNLLTNAIKFTPEGGQVEVRLEQVGSDAQIVVRDTGKGISADFLPYVFDHFRQEEGATTRKFGGLGLGLAIVRHLTELHGGWVTAQSPGIGQGATFIVRIPLMKVARLDIESSPNSLTHGLATSPLAGLCILVVDDDADTCDYLSFVLEQAGATVILAASADEALQVLVQSTPDILLSDIGMPDMDGYMLIRQVRSLPLEQGGQIPAIALTAYAGEINQQQAIAAGFQKHLSKPVEPEYLLRTITSLGAVFVGAVKQP; from the coding sequence ATGCACGACTTTGTAGTTAATTTGTTTAGCTCAGGCTCATTTATTCCTCATGGTCACTGCTACCTGTGGAAGCCAGGGTTAGTTTGGTTGCATTTAATTTCTGATGCCATCATTGCGCTTGCTTATTATTCTATTCCTCTGACCTTGTTCTACTTCGTTCGCAAGCGACAAGACTTACCTTTCTACTGGATATTTTTGTTATTTGCAACTTTTATTATTTCCTGTGGGACAACGCACATTGCCGAGATATGGACACTGTGGTATCCTACGTATTGGCTATCTGGCATCCTCAAAGCTGGAACTGCGATAATTTCATTATTTACAGCTATAGAGCTTGTACCGCTGGTTCCTCAAGCTCTGGCGCTACCTAGCCCGGCTCAACTAACCCAAGCAAACAAGGCATTACACGCGCAAATTGAGGAACGTCTGCGAGTTGAGAATCAACTCAGAGGACTTCAAGACGAACTTGAGCAGCGTGTACAAACACGAACTGCTGAACTGGTGAAAGTTAACCAGCAATTACAACAAGAAATTGATGAGCGACATCGGGCAGAAGCCGAACGGGAACAACTGCTGGCACGCGAACAAGTTGCCCGTGAGCAGGCAGAAGCAGCTAACCGCATCAAAGATGAGTTTCTGGCGGTGTTGTCCCATGAATTGCGATCGCCCCTTAATCCAATTCTGGGCTGGGCGAAGCTGTTACAATCTGGCACCCTTGACGAGCAAAAGACGAAGCACGCCTTAGCAACAATCGAGCGCAATGCTAACTTACAAACGCAACTAATTGGAGATTTGCTTGATATCTCCCGGATTCTCCAAGGCAAACTGAATCTCAACATTGGCGAGGTTGATTTGGCTACAACGATTCAGTCAGCAATGGAAACAGTGTGTCTCGCCGCTCAAGCCAAGTCAATTCAAATTCAAACGGTGCTTAATGAGGCGATTGGAAAGGTTGCAGGAGATTCCGGCCGGCTTCAGCAAATTATCTGGAATTTGCTCACTAATGCCATTAAATTTACGCCCGAAGGCGGGCAGGTAGAGGTTCGACTGGAACAGGTTGGATCTGATGCCCAGATTGTGGTCAGGGACACAGGTAAGGGCATTAGTGCCGACTTTTTACCTTATGTATTTGACCATTTCCGTCAGGAAGAGGGTGCCACAACCCGAAAATTTGGCGGATTAGGACTAGGCTTGGCAATTGTCCGCCATCTCACAGAATTACATGGTGGCTGGGTGACAGCCCAAAGTCCAGGCATTGGGCAGGGAGCAACTTTTATTGTCAGGATACCACTAATGAAGGTCGCCAGATTAGATATCGAATCGAGTCCCAATTCTTTAACGCATGGGCTTGCCACTTCACCACTTGCAGGCCTTTGTATTCTGGTTGTGGATGATGACGCAGATACCTGCGACTATCTCAGCTTTGTGTTGGAACAAGCTGGCGCAACTGTGATTTTAGCTGCATCGGCAGATGAAGCACTGCAAGTATTAGTGCAATCAACTCCAGATATCTTACTCAGTGATATCGGGATGCCCGATATGGATGGGTATATGTTGATACGGCAGGTGCGTTCCCTGCCATTGGAGCAAGGTGGACAAATTCCAGCGATCGCCCTGACTGCCTATGCAGGAGAAATCAACCAGCAACAAGCGATCGCAGCAGGCTTTCAAAAACATCTTTCAAAACCTGTCGAGCCAGAATATTTACTTCGGACAATCACTTCCCTTGGCGCTGTTTTTGTTGGAGCAGTCAAGCAGCCTTAA